A DNA window from Arachis duranensis cultivar V14167 chromosome 3, aradu.V14167.gnm2.J7QH, whole genome shotgun sequence contains the following coding sequences:
- the LOC107480674 gene encoding mitochondrial inner membrane protein OXA1-like isoform X2, protein MAYRRYLLRRTNLSNCNFHPSFSYVLHHTIDEPNQRQHEKPVPAAITSLIQARSFGSFLNGTTGFGASSKRRTIFNNTFSGYSLCRYMSTLNDDSDKINFGIDVADVLAETTIDTVASQAGSVVDEVAIAAADSLLPVKMVQYAIDYVHSFTGMNWWAAIVMTTFLVRIATIPSLVNQLKANSRFRVLRLKVDEIKAQMEDKESDPAAVAEGQKQIAKLCKEFGASRFPSLQGFFVQASILISFFCAISNMAEKMPSFKHGGAYWFTDLTTPDSLYIFPVLTALSFLVIVEAILCFWLTSNLFLIIYGLVISLPSVKKSLGIPVIVMDSAPADAPKSQR, encoded by the exons ATGGCTTATCGACGCTACCTCCTGCGAAGAACCAACCTCTCAAACTGCAACTTCCACCCTTCTTTCAGCTACGTTCTCCACCACACCATCGACGAACCCAACCAACGGCAACACGAAAAACCGGTTCCAGCGGCAATAACTAGTTTGATCCAAGCGCGTTCCTTCGGGAGCTTCCTCAATGGAACAACGGGGTTCGGTGCTTCTTCTAAACGAAGAACGATTTTCAATAACACGTTTTCTGGATATAGTTTGTGCCGATACATGTCTACGTTGAATGATGATTCCGATAAGATCAATTTCGGGATCGACGTGGCAGATGTGCTCGCCGAAACGACCATTGATACCGTAGCTTCTCAGGCTGGTTCCGTCGTCGACGAAGTTGCGATTGCCGCCGCTGATTCTCTTTTACCGGTGAAGATGGTGCAGTATGCCATCGACTATGTGCATTCCTTCACTGGCATGAACTG gTGGGCAGCCATAGTTATGACAACCTTCTTGGTTCGAATCGCAACAATTCCATCCTTAGTAAATCAACTTAAGGCTAATTCCAGATTCCGT GTATTGAGGCTTAAAGTAGATGAAATAAAGGCACAGATGGAAGACAAG GAATCGGATCCTGCAGCTGTTGCGGAAGGTCAGAAACAAATTGCGAAGCTATGTAAAGA ATTTGGTGCGAGTCGATTTCCATCATTGCAGGGGTTCTTTGTTCAAGCTTCTATCTTGATCAGCTTCTTCTGTGCA ATATCAAACATGGCAGAAAAAATGCCATCATTCAAGCATGGTGGAGCCTACTGGTTTACTGATCTCACAACTCCAGATTCCTTATACATTTTTCCTGTTTTGACTGCATTGTCATTCTTGGTAATAGTAGAG GCTATATTATGTTTCTGGCTTACAtcaaatttgtttttaattatttatggaCTTG TTATTAGCCTTCCCAGCGTAAAGAAAAGTTTAGGTATTCCTGTAATAGTCATGGATTCAGCACCTGCCGATGCTCCGAAATCCCAGCGCTAA
- the LOC107480674 gene encoding mitochondrial inner membrane protein OXA1-like isoform X1: MAYRRYLLRRTNLSNCNFHPSFSYVLHHTIDEPNQRQHEKPVPAAITSLIQARSFGSFLNGTTGFGASSKRRTIFNNTFSGYSLCRYMSTLNDDSDKINFGIDVADVLAETTIDTVASQAGSVVDEVAIAAADSLLPVKMVQYAIDYVHSFTGMNWWAAIVMTTFLVRIATIPSLVNQLKANSRFRVLRLKVDEIKAQMEDKESDPAAVAEGQKQIAKLCKEFGASRFPSLQGFFVQASILISFFCAISNMAEKMPSFKHGGAYWFTDLTTPDSLYIFPVLTALSFLVIVEHNVQEASYGTVVESSTTMKNLSRAVSVLVVPCAMELPKAILCFWLTSNLFLIIYGLVISLPSVKKSLGIPVIVMDSAPADAPKSQR; this comes from the exons ATGGCTTATCGACGCTACCTCCTGCGAAGAACCAACCTCTCAAACTGCAACTTCCACCCTTCTTTCAGCTACGTTCTCCACCACACCATCGACGAACCCAACCAACGGCAACACGAAAAACCGGTTCCAGCGGCAATAACTAGTTTGATCCAAGCGCGTTCCTTCGGGAGCTTCCTCAATGGAACAACGGGGTTCGGTGCTTCTTCTAAACGAAGAACGATTTTCAATAACACGTTTTCTGGATATAGTTTGTGCCGATACATGTCTACGTTGAATGATGATTCCGATAAGATCAATTTCGGGATCGACGTGGCAGATGTGCTCGCCGAAACGACCATTGATACCGTAGCTTCTCAGGCTGGTTCCGTCGTCGACGAAGTTGCGATTGCCGCCGCTGATTCTCTTTTACCGGTGAAGATGGTGCAGTATGCCATCGACTATGTGCATTCCTTCACTGGCATGAACTG gTGGGCAGCCATAGTTATGACAACCTTCTTGGTTCGAATCGCAACAATTCCATCCTTAGTAAATCAACTTAAGGCTAATTCCAGATTCCGT GTATTGAGGCTTAAAGTAGATGAAATAAAGGCACAGATGGAAGACAAG GAATCGGATCCTGCAGCTGTTGCGGAAGGTCAGAAACAAATTGCGAAGCTATGTAAAGA ATTTGGTGCGAGTCGATTTCCATCATTGCAGGGGTTCTTTGTTCAAGCTTCTATCTTGATCAGCTTCTTCTGTGCA ATATCAAACATGGCAGAAAAAATGCCATCATTCAAGCATGGTGGAGCCTACTGGTTTACTGATCTCACAACTCCAGATTCCTTATACATTTTTCCTGTTTTGACTGCATTGTCATTCTTGGTAATAGTAGAG CATAATGTTCAAGAAGCCTCTTATGGTACGGTTGTGGAGAGCAGTACTACCATGAAAAATCTCTCTAGGGCTGTTTCTGTTCTTGTAGTCCCTTGTGCCATGGAACTTCCAAAG GCTATATTATGTTTCTGGCTTACAtcaaatttgtttttaattatttatggaCTTG TTATTAGCCTTCCCAGCGTAAAGAAAAGTTTAGGTATTCCTGTAATAGTCATGGATTCAGCACCTGCCGATGCTCCGAAATCCCAGCGCTAA
- the LOC107480675 gene encoding uncharacterized protein LOC107480675 — translation MASSLLLAVVFVFDLIAFALAVAAEQRRNTAKLVVDANGRKYCQYDSDIATGLGVGSFFILVASQVIIMIVTRCLCCGKAMRPSGSRSWAICLFITSWVMFIIAAACLLAGSVRNAYHTKYRDLLKQSAPSCETMRKGVFGAGAAFIVLTGIASEIYYVSFSKANNGPPPYARDTGVRMGNL, via the exons ATGGCTTCGTCTCTGTTGCTCGCTGTCGTCTTTGTCTTTGATCTCATTGCttttgctcttgctgttgctgcAGAACAGAGGAGGAACACT GCCAAGCTAGTTGTTGATGCTAATGGTAGAAAGTACTGCCAATATGATTCTGACATTGCAACTGGCCTTGGCGTGggttcgttcttcatcctagtCGCGAGTCAAGTGATCATAATGATTGTAACTAGATGCCTCTGCTGCGGAAAAGCTATGAGACCAAGTGGTTCCAGATCTTGGGCAATTTGCTTATTCATAACTAGCTG GGTAATGTTTATTATTGCTGCGGCATGCCTGCTGGCCGGTTCTGTGAGGAATGCTTACCACACCAAGTACAGAGATCTCTTGAAACAGAGTGCACCATCGTGCGAGACAATGAGGAAGGGTGTCTTTGGAGCCGGAGCTGCATTTATCGTTCTCACAGGCATAGCCTCTGAGATTTATTATGTTAGTTTTTCCAAAGCTAACAATGGTCCTCCCCCCTATGCCAGGGACACTGGTGTGAGGATGGGAAACTTATAG